The nucleotide sequence CCAGTTGGTTGAGTGTAGAgtggttgttgctgttgttgttgattgggTAAACCATAATTGGGGTTATACCCCGTATTCTGAAATGAATTGAACATGCTAGTTTGACGCAGATGATGGTTGGATATCCAGACAGATTGTTCATTTTTTTCGACCGGAATTTATttgttcattttgttgCGCCAAAAACGTATCGAAATTTAGAAACTCTGCGGAACAGCTTATTTGCATTCTATACAAATTCTAAATATCTAACACCTCATTCCAAAATGCGATCTCCAATTGAGATACggtattgaaaatatcaactAGCTCCTCTGCACGGATTCTGGTTATTCCATCTACAACTAGAGCATTGAGGGCCAATCGTCCTTCTTTGTCGGCCTTTGAGTACCAATCTGAAGCATACTCATTCAACCATCCTTCGTATATGTCAGGTATTTCAACAGGATTTTCTGCTCTCAATTTTCTACCATAGGCCCCTGCTTCAGCATACCCATGTAAGCAAGGAGCTAAGGAAACTTTTATTCCTAAGAAGTCCTCTTTTTGACCTATATTAAGCAAGTAATCACAATACTCCACACAAGCTTTACCTGGcttcaactcttcaatgTCTCTTTCATAATCTACATTGTATGCTTTGAGCCTCTTTTTGTgatgttcaatttcagtGATGATTTCACCGATTATTGTTGCCGCTGCATGTGTCTGTTGGTATGTAGGGGCTTTTGAGGCCAATAGTCCATGCATTCTAGCATATATGATGAGATAATGGTAgtcttgtttcaaatagTAAAAAAAACTCTCAAATGGTAGAGTGTTCTCTGCCAACCTTTTAACAAATGGATGTTCGACATATTTTTGCCATGTTTGTTTCACTCGTGGATGGGATGACAAGTAATCAACAAAGGTGTTGTTGTCATCAAATTTTAAAACTTCATTACCACCTACTTCAATCAAATGAGACACTTGTGTACATGGAGTCAAATTATGGTTCAACGGTCCATTTCCGTAGCCCAACTTTGTCATTTGCAACATTCCCTTGTGaatgaaatcaatggaGATAGTAACAGAATCAGTGAGACTTTTCCCATTGGTGAGATTTGCTGCAATTGCTGAGGCCAACGTACACCCAGTACCGTGGGTGTTTTCAGAGTTGATGTACTCGGAGCTGTAAAGAGTCAATATTTGAGACTCACTTTCGTacaaaatatcaatcaCTTGGGAACCGTTTTTGGACACATTTCCTTCTTTGTCAAATGGTATATGACCACCTTTTACCAACAAGTTGTTGCATAAGAGGTGGCTCTGtagatcaacaacaaactttttAAACTCTTCAACATTGGTTATTTCGTAAGGACTTTTGAACAACCCGTACAATGCTTTAGCTTCTGGTAAGTTTGGGGTGATTAAGTAAGCATCCTTCATTAAACATTCAACGCAATATTTAATCCcatccaaatcaaacaattgactaCCGGAAGTACTAACCATTACTGGATCAATCACAAACTTGACCTTTATATCGCACTTCACAATCTCCTCAATTGCTTCTTTAGTTAGCATCCCAGTTTTCACCACTTTTAATGGTGCATTCTCATACCCATAAAAGTCTTCCAAATTAGCATTCAAGATTTCTGCAAGTAATTTCCGTGgtgttttttcaattgatttgaccCCTTTGGTATTTTGCGCTGTTAAAGCAGTGATACAAGTTGCTCCATAGACTCCAAATGTACTgaatgttttcaaatcgGCTTCAATTCCTGCTCCTCCAGAAGAATCACTACCAGCAATTGTCATCACCACTGGCAACGCAACATTTCTGGCTTCAggtttgttgatttttaaGTACTCTGTCTTCATGAAAGTTTAATGTTTAACCATTAGAAGCTTATTATATTTTTGGGTAAAGTTTTCAGAACattctttgtttttcatgGATTGTTAATGAGAATGCATAAAGAGGTGCAGCGGGCCGAAAAATATGCGCTTATGAAGTCGTGAAGGAAAAATTGTGAAATTGCGCTCTAAATATGAATTCAGATGGCTGGACCCCAAatatccaattcaaaaaaatgGGATAGGTTTTCTCTCATCAGAGATTCCAATCCCTCTGTACTTCAATCATTGGAGCTTCAACCCTACCTTCCTTGTTTGAGGGGAAACTCTATGTTACGAGGAATATATTACCAACCTAGAATGAAAGTAAGGCTCAATaataatttcttttgacAATTGCAGGACTTTCTGGTCAATAAATGCAACAGTGCTGTTTCATTTAGAACTTGTTGATGCTAGTATCCATCCACTTTATAAAAGTAATCAAATTTCAGTTTTGCAGGTGCTGGTAGCGCTGAACTACAATTTTGGAAGAACAAAACTTGGATTATCAAAACTCAATCCAATatcaatcatcaataaaaaCATTGCAAAGACAAGCGCATATAGCGGCAGAAGCATATAATACCCCTTACTTTTACGACTGAGTATTTCAGTCAACTcgatttgttttcttttatcaattgaacatCTGGTACACAAAGCTTAATTTAAGATAGCACCGTTGCAACTAGAACTCGTGTGAAAACATCAAACCAACAGATAATTTATTATATCAATCGACCAAGAGAActaattttcaacaaccgATATGTTTAGAGATCGAACTAAGCTATTCTTATCTTACCGTCGAACAATTTTTCGAGATCCACCCCATAGGAAACCATTTCGAGACGACGCACAGGACGACGATAACGATACCGATAGTCTATTTGATTCAGAACAAGACAATCTCATCATTTCGTCGCGGAAGCGTCAGCAGCAGAGATCATCAAATGTATTTTCGCAACTGCATAGACCAGGTGATaatggaaaagaagatatCGAAATGAAGCCCATAATCCCcactcaatttgaaattgctaAAGACTTGGACATTTGCCTCACGGTAATCGATAAACAAACTCAAGAGTTAAATTCGTTATACAAGCAACTTAtaataatcaacaaatcgTCCAAAAAACAAGTCgagaatcaaattgaagaatatagttatcaaattttacaaaattttgaaaaatgttaTATTGGaatcaagaaatttgaatatttaaCCAAGAATCATGAACGATTACAGGTTAATTATACTGCTCAAGACTTAAACATCTTGACCaatatgaagaaaaattatGCCAATAAGatccaacaacatttgttggtgtttcgaaatttacaaaataaTTATATGAATTTTCTAcgtgatgatgatgatgagtttgatttATTAATTAATGAAAAACGTAATCAACGAGGATTGAAAAACGAACAGCTTACCGGTGAGaacattgaagaattgagtaaagaaattgttgcatcCACTCAACAACCACATCACCAGCAACAAACCCAAGTTCAATTGCAACAGAATACCAATgatcaatatttggaaCAACGTGAACAAGAGATCAATAAATTAGCAATGGGAATCTTGGAAATATCAACCATGTTTAAAGAAATGGAAAGCATGGTGATTGATCAGGGAACAATGTTGGATAGAATTGATTATAACTTGACAAATACAGTACATGACTTGAAATCTTCAGATAAAGAGTTGATAAAAGCCAGGACGTATCAGAAAAGAACCACCAAATGTAAAATTATATTTTTTATGGTGTTGTGTGTGTTTgcattattgatgattttgatgttgCGACCTGGAGGTAGTCATCGTACTGagaaaattattgaaaagcCACAAGAACCTTCCAAGGGTGGTGAGGACTCGACCTCTAAGCTGCCAGTTGAAGTCAATCATCCAGATTCTCCGGTGGATGGATCGAAGccaattgatattgatggGGTAATCTGAAAGCTTTAATGTACCTGATACGTAGAagtgaaattgaataattttaCGAACCAACTAAGAAAATGTGATTCTACGCCCATATATAAAAACTCTAACATAATCAATTACTAATactaaaaaaaaagatacgagaattgaaacaaaatggCAGGCTATCAACTGAATCACAACATTCACTTTTGCATAGTAAAGGATTTCTCAAATAATATCCATCTCTATATCACTCTTCTTACCTAGTTAACCCATATGGTCCACCTCTAGCTTGAGTGTCAGTGGTACCAGGACCATTTCTTCCCATTAATGCACTGGCATTATTAGGAGCCCCCCctctgttgttgtttccaTATCTAGCGGCGACAGGTACAAATCCTGGAGCAACTTTTCTCTTATTTTGTTGTACGCCTCtagcaaaattgaaatcaggATTGTTGCTCAAAACATTGTCAGAAATGGTCGGCCTAGAGTAACCTGGTTGTTGTGGCTGAGGTTGGGGGTATGGTGGACCATAATTCATTGGCCTGTACggctgttgttggtgctgttgAGGTGGTGGTGCATACTGATTAGGGATAGGTTGATACAGCGGATGTAAGTGGCCTTGTGTAGGGGCAGCTTGCAGATTCAATTGCTGACTTAGTGGTTGATACTGTTGCAGATTAGCATATGGGGTACTTTGGTAATGCTGTTGTGTATGTTGAGGAGCAGGGCCATATTGATTATTGTATTGAGGGTTTGGTGGTCTTTGAGAGACACTGGTGAAATCAGAATCTTCGTCAGAGTCATTGGTAGTTACAATAACATTGGTTCTACCGGCATTCAAgtcctcttcatcatcaaaatcgTCATCCATTTCAGTAAATGGTCTGTGACCATCAACTTGTGGATGATGTTCAAATACACTTCTTGAGAAAGCAGCATTGCTATTGTTAGTGTTGGCTGCTCCTGGAGTAGTAGGATAAGGTGCGCCTGTCGTAGGTTTATATCCTCCTCCAGCACCAACTAATGAGCCACTTGTGTTGTTACGATTGCCCATTTCAGTAAAATCATTAGCTGTTTGCGGCTTCATTTGATAAGTTGAGGATGAATTACTTGTAAATGACCCGGTCCCAGTGCCTGTTCTTTGTGCTGGTGCTCCTGTTGGTACggtatttgaatttgccaAGGAGGCAGCAGATGCTGCGGCAATGGCTGCATGACCATTATAACGAGTATTTGGTCCATTGGCGCCCTGATTTGCTGGTGTCCCAAATGAAGTGTTGCTATTATATGATGGTTTATAATCATAGTCATTATCAATCGAACTAGTACTATTTGGACTCTTGAATGTTGATGTTTGAATATGATTGAACTTatcatcaatcttgttgtagttgttgtaaGTTCCAAATCCATGTTTGTCATTATCGTCAccttcaccatcatcatcatcatcatcatcatcgtttCTCAAAGTTGTTAAAGTGAGGATGAGTAAAATGATTGAAATAAGATTAGCAGCAGCAGACCCAATCAATATCCATCCAGTCCATGCTAAATTTGGATAAAATGCCAATATGGTCACAATACAACTGATAATCGACAATATAGCTGAAATGATATTGACACCAAGTGCAATTAAAACAACAGCTCTGTTTCCAAAATGTGAACCCAACACCAAAACCAATAAAATAAAGTTAAAACCAAGTGCAATTGGAGTTAATATAAAAATCTTAGCCAATGTGTCTCTAGTGGACCCACTCATCGTCCAATTAGATGAACTGTCATCAACAGAACTGAGGGTTAGTGGATATGCGGCTGAGGAACAATCATTATTATTATCTGTACAATAACCAAATACTCCATAAGTATGACTAGCTGTTTTACCAAGGTTGAATGTAGTAACTACCGGTGAACTTATAGTTGCCAATAATAGAAACACAAATGATACCAATATCAATATTAGTGATCCAGTGTTGAAACTTAACCTGAACCCCATCTTTGCCTAGATGTAAAAGGAAAATGGtatgttgatgaatgtAGTTGGAGTAAGTTATGAAGCTGTATCAACTAAATGTAGGTCTGTGTCAGTGTGTATGTGTTAATCTGTGTCAGTGGctatacaacaacaacaaaaaaaaaatacttGCCCTAATAAATGCAAGGGAGGGGAGGGGAGAAGGTGGCTgtaaaaatttgtttttcaaattcgtGTCACACAATACTAGCCTTTTGTATTTGAGGTCAGCAGTTAATTTGATCCTTTTCCGATAGTTGATGAGGaatgaatcaacaaaagtgaATAAAACGAATGTGACGAAACGTCTGATTTGCTAAGAAAGAAGAGTAGTAGTGAAAGACAATCTTTTGTTAAATTGAAAGCAGAAGAACATTAACtaaaagaaaaatcaatttttcttgttgtgTTCTGTCTGTAGTGTTGTGTTGAAATCTAAAAAAAGTCGCGTTATGTATTATGTGTGGCATAAAATAAATGAAAAGGCTGAGACAATAATAAACAATCATAATGTAAGTACAAAATTACttatcaaaacatcaacacaAATAACATATACaccacaatttcaaaacaccaTTACGAGGACCAAGAGACAAAAGCGGTGAGAATGGGAAGATTAGTCTCTGCAAAAGGTGCTTGCTACAGGATAAAAGCAATAGGTTTTCAGAACGCAAATCATACAAACCTATCCCTTTCCAGTTAAGAAGATTATTATATACAGGAAATGTCTGATTTTGTCAAACTTTAAAttaattttcttctttctctccCTTTTAATTAAACgtgtttttcaatattaATAGACACAACACACATTGTAGTTTTGATTGACAGTCAGTTGTCAAGGGTATCATTTCTCGGTCATTGATGTACTATAAGACAGAATCAGTTAGTCGCAGTAGAAAGAGTTTTAGTTCTGAATTCACTAATTAACCGTGCCAGTTGCTGACGAAAAGACGCAAAGATAAGAGAAGTGAAGCCACACATTTCAACTGGCACCCACGTTGGCACTATTTTATTGCCTTATCAGTTTAACTAATTGCTAATTTTATATGTGTATTCAGTAATCACTGTAGATGGTCTTAAATGAagtgtatgtgtgtgttGTCTTATAAGAGCCACACACGCCTTAGCTAAATTCCCATTACCGCTCataatttcatcatatGAGTTTTTGTGTCTGTATTTCCTCGGTGCAAGGCTTATAAAACGAATTTCAACACAAGATTAGAGGATGGGAACCTGCATATACACAATAGATACGGCGCGAATACAATAAAcgattttgtaaattgtaCACTACTTTTCTTTCCcctattttcaaattacaGCTCTTGGTTTTTGCATCCAATCGATGAACGGAAAGGATATACAAGAGGGTTGTCATAAGGAGCCATTTCTACAGCAATGTTAACAAGCCAAGATGATTTATTCAGACGTGTACAAACATCTATCTCCACTACTTTGTTCCCTCATACCATATATCTGGCACTTCCAAAATATACCGTTCCATAGCTTCTCTGAATCTAATTCGATATTGTTTGGGTGTAACAACAGTTGGATCCTTACCCTTtttaccaccaccaatcaAATTATTTCCTTTAACCCAATTTTCCACTTTTTTATCCCACGTAAATGCTCTTAACCAATCAATTATACCAATATACAACTTCTTCAGTTCATCGTCAATTCCAATCACCAAACTATAATCCATTACATCCATGGCGGACAAGAAACTAGTATCATTAAATAAACAACCTCGTAACAATTTCTTCAGTTGCTCTTTAACAAATACTGGTGATTCATAAATATATTCAATcatattttcatcaagcaatacttcattttctttaccTGTTTGTTGTACATGACGATTTCTCATTGATCCcttcaaatcaaatattCTTGTTGTCTTGTGATTATAAAATAGGTTTTCCATTATCAAGAAATCCATCTTAAATAGTACCTTACCATTGGTTTGATTCTTAATTTCAACTTGGTAAAATCCAAATATCTTGGCAATGGCAGTTGTGAGGGTATTAAACATTGATTGACTGATATATTTGAAATAGAAAGGAGCAATGGCAACAAATGATTCCAATTCAGTCTTGCTCAATTCTTTAACAATGTATCTATTATCCAAAGTCTTCAAGAAACTGGACCCACTTTTACCTCCACTTGAATGCCATTTAACACATCTACTTAATGATTGAATAAAATCTTGATTATCAACTCCACATCCTTTTCGTAGTgcttcaaattgttcacTGTAAAAGATCTTACATGACAAATTGGTATTACCATCACTAAATtgatatttcaaatgattggATTTACTCTGGTTTAGTATagtttccaattgattacTCTTACCATCCCCATCACGAGaatttctttgtttaaATTTACGTTCAATTTTAGCAAATTGAgcattcttcttcttgttgtcGTTACTTAATCCAAACCCGAAATCTGTCTTGTATCCTGATTCATTTTTATTATCATAGTCAGTTTCAGTTTCCTCGTTACCACTGTCTACTTGTTGATGCTGCTGGGCGGGTTCTTGGgaatgttgttgctgttgttgtttcatttgttcttcttgttgctgttgctgttcCTCCACAAAAGAGCTTAGCTTGCTTTGAGCATCTTGATGATGAGCCACCAAGACATCCCCACTATCATCCACACGACCTTCTGCTTTTACTTTATCACCGAAATGACGTTGAACATCAGCACCACTCTGCTCAAATGAGTGCTTGAGCTTTTGTTTATAGTCACTGGAACTCAAACAGAAAGCAACTAATGAACTAGGTTCATCTTCTCTTACAATCACATCACTATCAGCAAATGTATGTTCATGGTTATCCAATGGATAAGCCAATGGATCCCATAAAGTAGCCGACCTATCGGCCCAGAAATTGGTtaatgatttcaacaacgaCTGCTTTTCAGGAATATCAATCTGTTTAGGagcttgttcttgttgagTATTGGCAAGTTGTTTATCTTTGATTTCCACTGTTTTCGTTTCTACATTGTTATTAGCACCCTTTTTCTCCTCATTTTCGGAACTTCCAACAACgtcttcaatcttgttgtagatttcaacaattggtttACTGTCCAATATAGGTTGTGCTTTAATTTTGCTTCTCTTTTTTAACTCAAATTCCCGTTGCTTGGAAAACTCCAATGATATTTGATCATAATACATTttatcaaagaaattggcCAAATGAATCACTTTATTTTGTGATGGAATCACCGTGTTTACTGACTTCAATGAACTGTCAGAGCCGCGATGACTTAATGGAACAGCTTGATGAAGAGCCTTATCTGCTGCTGTTTCTTCCCATTTACTAATTCTCTCAGATATGTTTGTCTTTGGCTCATACAATGAAGCCTTAGGAAACATTTTGGACTCTATTAATGTGTCAGGTTCACGTTGTTCATTTGACACAGTCCTTGGCTTGCGTGGAGTGAAAACAAGCGGcttatcaattgaaatatcTGATCCTTTACGAAGATCTGTTTCTCCATTATGAGAGATATTTTGAGTATCAGGGTGTGACTCAATATTAGCACTTCTTCCCTCAGCATCATCACAGTTCTCTGATAGCTTTTCAATCTTAGGTCCAATTTGCACATTTTGACCTTGCTCCACGTCCAAAACCTTATTTTGATTAGTACTACTCCCACTTTCAATATCACCCAG is from Candida orthopsilosis Co 90-125, chromosome 1 draft sequence and encodes:
- a CDS encoding Sdf1 protein yields the protein MGFRLSFNTGSLILILVSFVFLLLATISSPVVTTFNLGKTASHTYGVFGYCTDNNNDCSSAAYPLTLSSVDDSSSNWTMSGSTRDTLAKIFILTPIALGFNFILLVLVLGSHFGNRAVVLIALGVNIISAILSIISCIVTILAFYPNLAWTGWILIGSAAANLISIILLILTLTTLRNDDDDDDDDGEGDDNDKHGFGTYNNYNKIDDKFNHIQTSTFKSPNSTSSIDNDYDYKPSYNSNTSFGTPANQGANGPNTRYNGHAAIAAASAASLANSNTVPTGAPAQRTGTGTGSFTSNSSSTYQMKPQTANDFTEMGNRNNTSGSLVGAGGGYKPTTGAPYPTTPGAANTNNSNAAFSRSVFEHHPQVDGHRPFTEMDDDFDDEEDLNAGRTNVIVTTNDSDEDSDFTSVSQRPPNPQYNNQYGPAPQHTQQHYQSTPYANSQQYQPLSQQLNSQAAPTQGHLHPSYQPIPNQYAPPPQQHQQQPYRPMNYGPPYPQPQPQQPGYSRPTISDNVLSNNPDFNFARGVQQNKRKVAPGFVPVAARYGNNNRGGAPNNASALMGRNGPGTTDTQARGGPYGLTR
- a CDS encoding Tlg2 syntaxin-like t-SNARE; protein product: MFRDRTKLFLSYRRTIFRDPPHRKPFRDDAQDDDNDTDSLFDSEQDNLIISSRKRQQQRSSNVFSQSHRPGDNGKEDIEMKPIIPTQFEIAKDLDICLTVIDKQTQELNSLYKQLIIINKSSKKQVENQIEEYSYQILQNFEKCYIGIKKFEYLTKNHERLQVNYTAQDLNILTNMKKNYANKIQQHLLVFRNLQNNYMNFLRDDDDEFDLLINEKRNQRGLKNEQLTGENIEELSKEIVASTQQPHHQQQTQVQLQQNTNDQYLEQREQEINKLAMGILEISTMFKEMESMVIDQGTMLDRIDYNLTNTVHDLKSSDKELIKARTYQKRTTKCKIIFFMVLCVFALLMILMLRPGGSHRTEKIIEKPQEPSKGGEDSTSKSPVEVNHPDSPVDGSKPIDIDGVI
- a CDS encoding Thi20 phosphomethylpyrimidine kinase codes for the protein MKTEYLKINKPEARNVALPVVMTIAGSDSSGGAGIEADLKTFSTFGVYGATCITALTAQNTKGVKSIEKTPRKLLAEILNANLEDFYGYENAPLKVVKTGMLTKEAIEEIVKCDIKVKFVIDPVMVSTSGSQLFDLDGIKYCVECLMKDAYLITPNLPEAKALYGLFKSPYEITNVEEFKKFVVDLQSHLLCNNLLVKGGHIPFDKEGNVSKNGSQVIDILYESESQILTLYSSEYINSENTHGTGCTLASAIAANLTNGKSLTDSVTISIDFIHKGMLQMTKLGYGNGPLNHNLTPCTQVSHLIEVGGNEVLKFDDNNTFVDYLSSHPRVKQTWQKYVEHPFVKRLAENTLPFESFFYYLKQDYHYLIIYARMHGLLASKAPTYQQTHAAATIIGEIITEIEHHKKRLKAYNVDYERDIEELKPGKACVEYCDYLLNIGQKEDFLGIKVSLAPCLHGYAEAGAYGRKLRAENPVEIPDIYEGWLNEYASDWYSKADKEGRLALNALVVDGITRIRAEELVDIFNTVSQLEIAFWNEVLDI